The Gaiellales bacterium genome has a segment encoding these proteins:
- a CDS encoding TIGR00282 family metallophosphoesterase yields MRILFIADAFATPGRRVIEHHVPRLRAERDIGFVVANGENLADGTGITSRLARRVHAAGVDVITLGNHAFRQREVYPHLGLDPRIVRPANYPTTAPGKGWCVAKAADGTPVAVINLLGKLFLDPAVSPFAVAEDIVAEARQEADLVLVDFHAEATSEKVAMGRFLDGRVTAVVGTHTHVQTSDAHVLSGGTAYITDAGMTGPHDSVIGVRTDLILRRFTTQMPVRFEPADGGVRLEGVVIECDGGGRASSIEAIRIAE; encoded by the coding sequence GTGCGGATCCTCTTCATCGCCGATGCCTTCGCGACTCCGGGGCGTCGCGTCATCGAGCACCACGTGCCCCGGCTGCGGGCGGAGCGCGACATCGGCTTCGTCGTCGCGAACGGCGAGAACCTGGCCGACGGCACCGGCATCACCAGCCGGCTGGCCCGCCGCGTGCACGCGGCCGGGGTCGACGTGATCACGCTCGGAAACCACGCCTTCCGCCAGCGCGAGGTCTACCCGCACCTGGGCTTGGACCCGCGCATCGTGCGCCCGGCCAATTACCCGACCACCGCACCCGGCAAGGGCTGGTGCGTCGCCAAGGCCGCCGACGGGACGCCCGTGGCGGTCATCAACCTGCTCGGCAAGCTCTTCCTCGACCCGGCGGTGAGCCCCTTCGCGGTGGCCGAGGACATCGTCGCCGAGGCCCGCCAGGAGGCCGACCTCGTGCTGGTCGACTTTCACGCCGAGGCGACCAGCGAGAAGGTGGCGATGGGACGGTTCCTGGACGGCCGGGTCACGGCCGTGGTCGGCACCCACACGCACGTCCAGACGAGCGACGCCCACGTCCTCTCGGGCGGCACGGCCTACATCACCGACGCGGGGATGACCGGCCCGCACGATTCGGTGATCGGCGTGCGCACCGACCTCATCCTGCGCCGCTTCACGACGCAGATGCCGGTGCGCTTCGAGCCCGCCGACGGCGGCGTGCGGCTGGAGGGTGTCGTGATCGAGTGCGACGGCGGTGGCCGGGCCTCGTCCATCGAGGCCATCCGCATCGCCGAGTAG
- a CDS encoding AI-2E family transporter — MAPNGPGNIVIPRWIQLVGLPLVVVGTWLFVSAVNGAVFVFVVAALIAILLNPIVRAFCAVRIPRGLSVLLVYVCFAVAIGGISVIAGTVIAREVQSVANRVNDQFREDSRGVTPADRKLKDLQHWINTSSPVKVNVVKPGERLLHHVDVSHLQRYSGRAVSEVQSLLITVFESLFNLVLVIVISVYMLLDAPRLSRFLRRVFPGSDPDDDLVTRVERALLAYIRGQTMVSLAVGISVFIGLEILGLTGIFPAGSTYALAFAGWAAVVEIIPYLGPWLGALAPAAVAATESLGAVIGVAVLFLIIHQIEGHIIVPKLMGGAVKVHPLVVIFALLAAGELYGLAGVFLAMPLVAIGREIAAFLFERISLEPWRGGPIPVEVDIEPGGGEAEPEHPPPVSARD; from the coding sequence ATGGCTCCCAACGGCCCGGGGAACATCGTGATCCCGCGGTGGATCCAGCTCGTGGGCCTGCCGCTCGTCGTGGTGGGCACGTGGCTGTTCGTGTCGGCCGTCAACGGGGCGGTGTTCGTGTTCGTGGTCGCGGCCCTGATCGCGATCCTCCTGAACCCGATCGTGCGCGCCTTCTGCGCGGTGCGCATCCCGCGCGGCCTCTCCGTCCTCCTGGTCTACGTGTGCTTCGCCGTCGCGATCGGCGGCATCAGCGTGATCGCCGGGACAGTGATCGCGCGCGAGGTGCAGTCGGTCGCAAACCGGGTGAACGACCAGTTCCGCGAGGACTCCCGCGGCGTCACCCCGGCCGACCGCAAGCTGAAGGACCTCCAGCACTGGATCAACACCTCGAGCCCGGTGAAGGTGAACGTCGTGAAGCCCGGCGAGCGGCTGCTCCACCACGTCGACGTGTCCCACCTGCAGCGCTACTCCGGCCGGGCAGTGTCGGAGGTGCAGTCGCTTCTGATCACCGTCTTCGAGAGCCTCTTCAACCTGGTGCTCGTGATCGTGATCTCGGTCTACATGCTCCTGGACGCGCCGCGGTTATCGCGGTTCTTACGCCGGGTCTTCCCGGGGTCCGACCCCGACGACGACCTGGTCACGCGCGTCGAGCGTGCGCTGCTCGCCTACATCCGCGGCCAGACGATGGTGTCGCTCGCCGTCGGCATCTCGGTCTTCATCGGCCTCGAGATCCTCGGCCTGACGGGGATCTTCCCGGCGGGCTCGACCTACGCGCTCGCCTTCGCCGGCTGGGCGGCGGTCGTCGAGATCATCCCGTACCTCGGCCCGTGGCTGGGCGCGCTGGCGCCGGCCGCGGTCGCCGCGACCGAGTCGCTTGGGGCCGTGATCGGCGTCGCCGTCCTCTTCCTCATCATCCACCAGATCGAGGGCCACATCATCGTGCCGAAGCTGATGGGCGGCGCGGTCAAGGTGCACCCGCTGGTCGTGATCTTCGCCCTGCTCGCCGCCGGCGAGCTCTACGGCCTGGCGGGCGTGTTCCTGGCGATGCCGCTCGTCGCCATCGGCCGCGAGATCGCGGCGTTCCTGTTCGAGCGGATCAGCCTCGAGCCGTGGCGGGGCGGCCCGATCCCGGTCGAGGTCGACATCGAGCCGGGCGGCGGCGAGGCCGAGCCGGAGCATCCGCCGCCCGTGAGCGCGCGGGACTAG
- a CDS encoding tetratricopeptide repeat protein, giving the protein MSEAMMLVALDRLDEAEELLLRTLRTAEALDDRDSGSRALEGLGLIASRRGRFERAIELLEEALERAGGEADPEERFELFRELARLHGEGTNLPRSIEILEECLARMRDRPETDAAKMVGYTVFLSYAYADTGDYGHATAVLTGALREDAEEIDKATRSNAYRALARLYAATGQTPLAVEYARRAVVVANETGNEWDQGMSHLLYAHILLDDGQADEAGRELVAARRAYGDRMSGMDEGFVRVEEARRALQQGDPEGAADLAREAIELLGNLSVPGQLGESYLVLARSYDETGRADRAEKAYAAAIDALRRQNGWHCELGRAYRWYGKFLRKAGRTEAAMEAFEQAADLAPSNHDRPDTV; this is encoded by the coding sequence GTGTCCGAGGCGATGATGCTGGTCGCGCTCGACCGCCTCGACGAGGCCGAGGAGCTGCTCCTGCGCACGCTGCGCACCGCCGAGGCCCTGGACGACCGCGACTCCGGCTCGCGCGCCCTCGAGGGGCTGGGCCTGATCGCATCGCGCCGGGGCCGCTTCGAGCGCGCGATCGAGCTCCTGGAGGAGGCGCTCGAACGGGCGGGCGGAGAAGCCGATCCCGAGGAGCGCTTCGAGCTCTTCCGCGAGCTGGCCCGGCTCCACGGCGAGGGCACGAATCTCCCCCGCTCGATCGAGATCCTGGAGGAGTGCCTGGCGCGCATGCGCGACCGGCCGGAGACGGACGCCGCCAAGATGGTCGGCTACACCGTCTTTCTGAGCTACGCCTACGCGGACACGGGCGACTACGGCCACGCCACCGCCGTCCTCACGGGCGCGCTGCGCGAGGACGCCGAGGAGATCGACAAGGCCACCCGCTCGAACGCCTACCGCGCGCTCGCCCGCCTCTACGCCGCCACCGGGCAGACGCCGCTCGCCGTCGAGTACGCCCGCCGCGCCGTCGTGGTCGCCAACGAGACCGGCAACGAGTGGGACCAGGGCATGTCCCATCTCCTCTACGCCCACATCCTGCTCGACGACGGCCAGGCCGATGAGGCCGGCCGCGAGCTGGTCGCCGCCCGGCGGGCCTACGGCGATCGCATGAGCGGCATGGACGAGGGCTTCGTGCGGGTCGAGGAGGCCCGGCGCGCGCTGCAGCAGGGCGACCCCGAGGGCGCGGCCGACCTCGCCCGGGAGGCGATCGAGCTGCTCGGCAACCTGTCCGTCCCCGGCCAGCTCGGCGAGAGCTACCTCGTCCTGGCCCGGAGCTACGACGAGACCGGGCGGGCCGACCGGGCCGAGAAGGCCTACGCCGCGGCCATCGACGCGCTCAGGCGCCAGAACGGCTGGCACTGCGAGCTCGGCCGGGCCTACCGCTGGTACGGCAAGTTCCTGCGCAAGGCGGGGCGCACCGAGGCGGCGATGGAGGCGTTCGAGCAGGCCGCCGACCTCGCCCCCTCCAACCACGACCGCCCGGACACCGTCTAG
- a CDS encoding helix-turn-helix transcriptional regulator, with amino-acid sequence MDVSQLHEGEYSNEALRKLGARVRHLRRKRGMTQRDLSFEGCSYSYLARIEAGDRRPSPRVLMEIARRLGVSTEELTGETAPQQRPRSLELLDAMVLGRMGRLEESEELLRGVLREAEVNGDGERMSEACEGLGVLAAERGDDREARRLLEQALEVGTPPDPAQRVQLYGRLQEIYRRSGDVARALALLQDCIARLGREATADEAKVVRYSLWLSEAYAEAGAFARSASALAEALADRAQGVDLASRAASQYAISRSHAAAGALDQAIRFSDRALALYELADDNRALGEAHLTYAQRLLDQGDTEEAANHLRAAREVFGPAAEPVERGRLLVEEARHALQVGNGEEAVRYATEAVTVLDGAAADGRVGEAHLVLARVQDELGELERADTAYAAAIASLQRQPDGAPALARAYRHYGKFLKRLGRAEAALEAFELAADLAPSNQDALAPLPTADIRLPSDI; translated from the coding sequence ATGGACGTCTCGCAGCTCCACGAGGGCGAGTACTCCAACGAAGCGCTGCGCAAGCTCGGCGCCCGCGTCCGCCACCTGCGCCGCAAGCGCGGGATGACCCAGCGCGACCTCTCGTTCGAGGGCTGCTCGTACAGCTACCTGGCCAGGATCGAGGCCGGCGACCGCCGTCCCAGCCCGCGCGTGCTGATGGAGATCGCCCGCCGGCTCGGCGTCAGCACGGAGGAGCTCACCGGCGAGACGGCGCCGCAGCAGCGGCCGCGCTCGCTCGAGCTGCTCGACGCGATGGTGCTCGGCCGCATGGGCCGGCTCGAGGAGTCCGAGGAGCTTCTGCGCGGCGTCCTGCGCGAGGCCGAGGTGAACGGCGACGGCGAGCGCATGAGCGAGGCCTGCGAGGGCCTGGGCGTCCTGGCAGCGGAGCGCGGCGACGACCGCGAGGCCCGCCGGCTGCTCGAGCAGGCGCTCGAGGTCGGCACGCCGCCCGATCCGGCCCAGCGGGTGCAGCTCTACGGCCGCCTGCAGGAGATCTACCGCCGCTCCGGCGACGTCGCCCGGGCGCTCGCGCTGCTCCAGGACTGCATCGCCCGGCTTGGCCGCGAGGCCACCGCGGACGAGGCGAAGGTTGTGCGCTACTCGCTGTGGCTGAGCGAGGCCTACGCCGAGGCCGGGGCCTTCGCCCGGTCCGCGAGCGCGCTCGCCGAGGCGCTGGCCGACCGCGCCCAGGGCGTCGACCTGGCGTCACGCGCCGCCAGCCAGTATGCGATCTCGCGCAGCCATGCCGCGGCCGGCGCGCTCGACCAGGCGATCCGCTTCTCCGACCGCGCCCTCGCGCTCTACGAGCTGGCCGACGACAACCGCGCGCTGGGCGAGGCCCACCTCACCTACGCGCAGCGGCTGCTCGACCAGGGCGACACCGAGGAGGCGGCCAACCACCTGCGCGCCGCCCGCGAGGTGTTCGGGCCGGCGGCCGAGCCCGTCGAGCGGGGCCGCCTGCTCGTCGAAGAGGCCCGCCACGCCCTCCAGGTCGGCAACGGCGAGGAGGCCGTCCGCTACGCGACCGAGGCGGTCACGGTGCTCGACGGGGCGGCGGCCGACGGGCGCGTCGGCGAGGCCCATCTCGTGCTCGCCCGGGTGCAGGACGAGCTCGGCGAGCTGGAGCGGGCCGACACGGCCTACGCGGCTGCGATCGCCTCCCTCCAGCGCCAGCCGGACGGCGCCCCGGCGCTGGCGCGGGCCTACCGCCACTACGGCAAGTTCCTCAAGCGGCTCGGCCGGGCCGAGGCGGCCCTCGAGGCGTTCGAGCTCGCGGCCGACCTGGCGCCGTCCAACCAGGACGCCCTGGCGCCGCTGCCGACCGCGGACATCAGGTTGCCGTCGGACATCTGA
- the hemB gene encoding porphobilinogen synthase, giving the protein MPFPTTRLRRLRRTSGIRQMVRETRLTPSNLIQPLFVRHGGGESTPIDSMPGQGHHGIDGLVETAAEVHAAGIPAVLIFGLPARKDEAGSEAYDPEGIVQLGVRAVKAEVPELTVITDVCLCQYTSHGHCGVLRDGVVENDISLELLADTAVSHAAAGADMVAPSDMMDGRVGAIRSSLDNEGLTDTAIMAYSAKFASAFYGPFRDAAHSTPSEGDRKGYQMDPGNGNEAVREALLDIEEGADLVMVKPALPYLDVLRRLRSETLVPLAAYQVSGEYAMLEAAAARGVVDRRAAALEALTGIRRAGADLVITYYAAEAARWLS; this is encoded by the coding sequence ATGCCGTTTCCCACCACGCGCCTGCGCCGTTTGAGGCGGACGTCAGGCATCCGGCAGATGGTGCGCGAGACGCGCCTGACCCCGTCAAATCTGATCCAACCGCTCTTCGTCCGCCACGGCGGCGGCGAGTCGACGCCGATCGACTCGATGCCCGGCCAGGGCCACCACGGCATCGACGGGCTGGTCGAGACGGCGGCCGAGGTGCACGCCGCGGGCATCCCGGCGGTGCTGATCTTCGGCCTCCCCGCTCGCAAGGACGAGGCCGGCAGCGAGGCCTACGATCCGGAGGGGATCGTCCAGCTCGGCGTCCGCGCCGTCAAGGCGGAGGTGCCCGAGCTCACTGTCATCACCGACGTGTGCCTGTGCCAGTACACCTCGCACGGCCACTGCGGCGTCCTGCGCGACGGGGTCGTCGAGAACGACATCAGCCTGGAGCTCCTGGCCGACACGGCCGTCTCCCACGCCGCGGCGGGCGCCGACATGGTCGCGCCCTCCGACATGATGGACGGCCGCGTCGGCGCGATCCGCTCGTCGCTCGACAACGAGGGCCTGACCGACACCGCGATCATGGCCTACAGCGCCAAGTTTGCCTCGGCCTTCTACGGGCCGTTCCGCGACGCCGCCCACTCCACGCCTTCCGAGGGCGACCGCAAGGGCTACCAGATGGATCCGGGCAACGGCAACGAGGCCGTGCGCGAGGCGCTGCTCGACATCGAGGAGGGTGCCGACCTCGTCATGGTGAAGCCGGCGCTGCCCTACCTCGACGTCCTCCGCCGGCTGCGGTCGGAGACGCTCGTCCCCCTCGCGGCGTACCAGGTCAGCGGCGAGTACGCGATGCTCGAGGCGGCCGCCGCCCGCGGCGTCGTCGACCGCCGCGCCGCCGCGCTCGAGGCGCTCACCGGCATCCGCCGTGCCGGCGCCGACCTCGTGATCACGTACTACGCCGCCGAGGCGGCGAGGTGGCTGTCCTAG
- the hemL gene encoding glutamate-1-semialdehyde 2,1-aminomutase — translation MAVLAETQSARLFEEARRLMPGGVSSPVRAMRSVGRDHPLFLARGAGGEVWDADGNRYVDWVQSWGPLIAGHAHPDVVAAVTATAEKGTSFGAPTEVEVELAREVCAAVGSLEQVRFVSSGTEAVMSALRLARAHTGRTKIVKFAGGYHGHADALLAQAGSGLATLGIPSSPGVPPAVAADTLVCEYNDLDGVRAAAERHGDDLAAIIVEPVAGNMGVVPPRPGFLEGLRTVCNGTGALLVMDEVITGFRVGYGGGQERLAVRADLTCLGKIVGGGLPAAAFGGSSAIMGRLAPEGDVYQAGTLSGNPLAMAAGLATLALLREPGAYDRLEETSAALAAGLEAPGVTVNRVGAMLTAFFHPGPVSSFADAAASDTERFARFHAHMLAHGIYIAPSQFEALMPSLAHTPEQVERTAAAAAEFAG, via the coding sequence GTGGCTGTCCTAGCCGAGACGCAGTCGGCGCGGCTCTTCGAGGAGGCCCGCCGGCTCATGCCCGGCGGTGTCTCGAGCCCGGTGCGGGCGATGCGCTCGGTCGGCCGAGACCATCCCCTGTTCCTGGCCCGCGGGGCCGGCGGCGAGGTGTGGGACGCCGACGGCAACCGCTACGTCGACTGGGTGCAGTCGTGGGGGCCGCTGATCGCCGGCCACGCCCATCCCGACGTGGTCGCCGCCGTCACGGCGACCGCCGAGAAGGGCACGTCGTTCGGAGCGCCCACCGAGGTCGAGGTCGAGCTGGCCCGCGAGGTGTGTGCCGCGGTGGGGTCGCTCGAGCAGGTGCGGTTCGTCTCGTCGGGCACCGAGGCCGTCATGAGCGCGCTGCGGCTGGCGCGGGCGCATACGGGCCGGACGAAGATCGTCAAGTTCGCGGGCGGCTATCACGGGCACGCCGACGCGCTGCTGGCCCAGGCCGGATCGGGCCTGGCGACGCTCGGCATCCCCTCCAGCCCCGGCGTGCCGCCGGCCGTGGCCGCCGACACGCTCGTGTGCGAGTACAACGACCTCGACGGCGTGCGGGCGGCCGCCGAGCGCCACGGCGACGACCTGGCCGCGATCATCGTCGAGCCCGTCGCGGGCAACATGGGCGTCGTCCCGCCGCGGCCGGGCTTCCTCGAGGGCCTGCGCACGGTGTGCAACGGCACGGGGGCGCTGCTCGTGATGGACGAGGTCATCACCGGCTTCCGGGTCGGCTACGGCGGCGGCCAGGAGCGGCTCGCCGTCCGCGCCGACCTGACCTGCCTCGGCAAGATCGTCGGCGGCGGGCTGCCGGCGGCGGCGTTCGGCGGCAGCTCGGCGATCATGGGCCGGCTGGCGCCGGAGGGCGACGTCTACCAGGCGGGCACCCTGTCCGGGAACCCGCTGGCGATGGCCGCCGGCCTGGCGACGCTCGCGCTGCTGCGCGAGCCGGGCGCCTACGACCGGCTCGAGGAGACCTCCGCGGCGCTCGCGGCCGGCCTGGAGGCGCCCGGGGTGACCGTGAACCGGGTCGGCGCGATGCTGACCGCCTTCTTCCATCCCGGCCCCGTGAGCTCGTTCGCCGATGCGGCTGCGAGCGACACCGAGCGCTTCGCCCGCTTCCACGCCCACATGCTCGCGCACGGCATCTACATCGCCCCGTCGCAGTTCGAGGCGCTCATGCCCTCGCTCGCCCACACGCCGGAGCAGGTCGAGCGGACCGCGGCGGCCGCGGCGGAGTTCGCGGGGTGA
- a CDS encoding SDR family NAD(P)-dependent oxidoreductase, whose translation MPKLLVFGARGLGRAIAEHLIPQGWDAVGVARSQETADAFPGTGAVADLTDADRMREVVANAAPFDLAVNAMSPKGRFGGGDLTTTDDDAMAPYLEQLLPEVFAFYRLCGAALVENGGGTLVQVTGGSARRALPGRAPWAAGAAATRALSQAAANELKPKGVHAVLLVCDGSFGTPGDDAGGERIDPVDLAKAIQYLHEQGRSAWTHELVVTPIGDRWTP comes from the coding sequence ATGCCCAAGCTGCTCGTCTTCGGCGCCCGCGGCCTCGGCCGCGCCATCGCCGAGCACCTGATCCCGCAGGGCTGGGACGCCGTCGGCGTCGCCCGCTCGCAGGAGACCGCCGACGCCTTCCCCGGCACCGGCGCCGTCGCGGATCTCACGGACGCCGACCGCATGCGCGAGGTGGTCGCGAACGCCGCGCCGTTCGACCTGGCGGTGAACGCCATGTCGCCCAAGGGCCGTTTCGGCGGCGGCGACCTGACGACGACCGACGACGACGCGATGGCGCCGTACCTGGAGCAGCTCCTGCCAGAGGTCTTCGCCTTCTACCGGCTGTGCGGCGCCGCCCTCGTCGAGAACGGCGGCGGCACGCTCGTGCAGGTGACCGGCGGATCGGCCCGGCGCGCCCTGCCCGGCCGGGCGCCGTGGGCGGCCGGAGCCGCCGCGACCCGCGCGCTCAGCCAGGCGGCCGCGAACGAGCTGAAGCCGAAGGGCGTGCACGCCGTGCTGCTCGTCTGCGACGGCTCGTTCGGGACGCCCGGCGACGACGCCGGCGGCGAGCGCATCGACCCGGTCGACCTGGCCAAGGCGATCCAGTACCTGCACGAGCAGGGCCGAAGCGCCTGGACGCACGAGCTGGTCGTCACGCCGATCGGCGACCGCTGGACGCCGTAA
- a CDS encoding DUF58 domain-containing protein has protein sequence MIAIPAAKLRGYALLLAALVWGAIALHRPELVALAAPFGLLLTVGLAATVPPSVAIEPGVDEVRAIEGDEIALPATLTSAGPLGRVTVETHAPPGLRVPIPARVLRLEAGEPAEVTFDVECGRWGGYLAGGLVLRAPGPLGLIAYEQVVPADVRVRVYPRPEEVRALPRPAATHVGAGNYVTRIRGEGLEFADLRPHVPGDRLRQVNWRVSARRNRLHVNEYHPERNADVVLFLDSFTDTGDGTGGTIDLTVRAAAALARAYLRTRDRVGIVGFGGVLRWVLPSTGTTQTYRILDSLIDTQVVASYAWRDVAVIPGRTLPPNALVLALSPLSDARMRTALVDLRARGVDLAVIDVSPLPFVSPPRGGLGDLAWRVWRLQREQLGSQYRAMGVPVVEWGGDRSVDEVLAQIREVRRYARTVRT, from the coding sequence GTGATCGCGATCCCGGCCGCGAAGCTGCGCGGCTACGCGCTGCTCCTGGCAGCGCTCGTGTGGGGCGCGATCGCGCTTCACCGGCCCGAGCTGGTGGCGCTGGCGGCGCCGTTCGGGCTGCTGCTCACGGTTGGCCTCGCAGCGACCGTTCCACCCTCGGTCGCGATCGAGCCCGGCGTCGACGAGGTGCGCGCGATCGAGGGCGACGAGATCGCGCTTCCGGCGACGCTCACGTCGGCGGGGCCGCTCGGCCGGGTGACGGTCGAGACGCACGCGCCGCCGGGCCTGCGCGTGCCCATACCGGCGCGGGTGCTGCGGCTCGAGGCCGGGGAGCCGGCCGAGGTGACGTTCGACGTCGAGTGCGGCCGCTGGGGCGGGTACCTGGCCGGCGGCCTCGTGCTGCGCGCGCCCGGGCCGCTCGGGCTGATCGCCTACGAGCAGGTCGTCCCCGCGGATGTGCGCGTGCGCGTCTACCCGCGGCCGGAGGAGGTGCGGGCCCTGCCGCGGCCCGCGGCGACGCATGTCGGCGCCGGCAACTACGTCACCCGCATCCGCGGCGAGGGGCTCGAGTTCGCCGACCTGCGCCCGCACGTGCCCGGCGACCGCCTGCGCCAGGTCAACTGGCGGGTGAGCGCGCGCCGCAACCGGCTCCACGTGAACGAGTACCACCCGGAGCGAAACGCCGACGTGGTGCTCTTCCTCGACTCGTTCACCGACACCGGCGACGGCACGGGCGGCACGATCGACCTGACCGTGCGGGCCGCGGCGGCGCTGGCCCGCGCCTACCTGCGGACGCGCGACCGGGTCGGGATCGTCGGCTTCGGCGGCGTCCTGCGCTGGGTGCTGCCCTCGACGGGCACGACCCAGACCTACCGAATTCTCGACTCGCTGATCGACACCCAGGTGGTCGCGAGCTACGCCTGGCGCGACGTGGCCGTGATCCCCGGGCGGACGCTGCCGCCGAACGCGCTCGTGCTGGCGCTCTCGCCGCTCAGCGACGCGCGCATGCGAACGGCGCTCGTCGACCTGCGCGCCCGCGGCGTCGACCTGGCGGTCATCGACGTCTCGCCGCTGCCCTTCGTGAGCCCGCCGCGCGGCGGGCTGGGCGACCTGGCCTGGCGGGTGTGGCGGCTCCAGCGCGAGCAGCTCGGGTCGCAGTACCGGGCGATGGGGGTGCCGGTGGTGGAGTGGGGCGGCGACCGCAGCGTCGACGAGGTGCTGGCCCAGATCAGGGAGGTGCGGCGATACGCCCGAACCGTGCGCACCTAA
- a CDS encoding MoxR family ATPase yields the protein MSTPPGIEDTAARCQAILTQMERAVIGKREPLEMVLMGILADGHVLLEDFPGLAKTLVARSFAQVLDIGFARVQFTPDLMPSDVTGSSIYRQSDATFEFRPGPVFTNLLLADEINRAPPKTQSALLEAMAERQVTIEGETRPLESPFLVVATQNPIEYEGTYPLPEAQLDRFLMRIAIGYPGREDEWEVLDRRMQRGADEITLEPVCTRAQLIGMQRTVETVHVDRSVGLYMVDLVTATRSHGQVQVGASPRGTLALLKLARCRAVLDGRDFVSPDDVKAIAVPALGHRLTLRPELWVRRISGDDIVREVLEAVPTPAAKPASTPAP from the coding sequence ATGAGCACGCCGCCGGGCATCGAAGACACCGCCGCCCGTTGCCAGGCCATCCTGACCCAGATGGAGCGGGCCGTGATCGGCAAGCGCGAGCCGCTCGAGATGGTGCTCATGGGGATCCTGGCGGACGGCCACGTGCTGCTCGAGGACTTCCCGGGTCTCGCGAAGACGCTCGTCGCGCGGTCGTTCGCGCAGGTGCTCGACATCGGCTTCGCGCGCGTCCAGTTCACGCCCGACCTGATGCCGTCCGACGTCACCGGCTCGTCGATCTACCGCCAGTCCGACGCGACGTTCGAGTTCCGGCCGGGGCCGGTGTTCACGAACCTGCTCCTGGCCGACGAGATCAACCGCGCCCCACCGAAGACGCAGTCGGCGCTGCTCGAGGCGATGGCCGAGCGGCAGGTGACGATCGAGGGCGAGACGCGGCCGCTGGAGTCGCCGTTCCTCGTCGTCGCCACCCAGAACCCGATCGAGTACGAGGGCACCTACCCGCTCCCCGAGGCCCAGCTCGACCGCTTCCTGATGCGGATCGCGATCGGCTACCCGGGCCGCGAGGACGAGTGGGAGGTGCTCGACCGGCGCATGCAGCGGGGCGCCGACGAGATCACCCTCGAGCCCGTCTGCACCCGCGCGCAGCTGATCGGGATGCAGCGGACGGTCGAGACCGTGCACGTCGACCGCAGCGTCGGCCTCTACATGGTCGACCTGGTCACGGCCACCCGCAGCCACGGACAGGTGCAGGTCGGCGCCAGCCCGCGGGGCACGCTCGCCCTGCTCAAGCTGGCCCGCTGCCGGGCGGTGCTCGACGGGCGCGACTTCGTCTCCCCGGACGACGTGAAGGCGATCGCCGTTCCCGCGCTCGGCCACCGCCTGACGCTGCGGCCGGAGCTGTGGGTGCGGAGGATCTCGGGCGACGACATCGTCCGCGAGGTACTCGAGGCGGTGCCGACGCCGGCCGCCAAGCCGGCCTCGACCCCGGCGCCGTGA
- a CDS encoding DUF4129 domain-containing protein, giving the protein MQVRAAAAAAAMAVLLAVAALGSNGDGHGSLSPPGSGAASSAGHHVLVVAIVVLAPILAVLGGGLFIYAQVHRLRERDADALKRIKQRQAKAAVAFLLIVAGIALWMRSGRHLPTLFGSSSPGNGGSGTLDRPGSAHPAVTGTDWTAVIVIWVVLAAAAVFLYLRHRASRGSAELAPIPGFAEEPGETEVARLRRELDPRRAVIAAYAAMERLMARDGVARDAHEAPMEYLGRVTLHGHRRVAAVHRLTALFQRGRFSDRPVDEDMRRRAIDAVEELEGDPGAGE; this is encoded by the coding sequence GTGCAGGTGCGGGCCGCGGCTGCAGCGGCGGCCATGGCCGTGCTCCTGGCGGTCGCCGCGCTGGGATCGAACGGCGACGGCCACGGCTCGCTCTCGCCTCCGGGCAGCGGCGCCGCCTCGAGCGCCGGCCACCACGTGCTGGTGGTCGCGATCGTCGTGCTGGCCCCGATCCTGGCCGTGCTGGGCGGGGGCCTGTTCATCTATGCCCAGGTGCACCGGCTGCGCGAGCGCGACGCCGATGCGCTCAAGAGGATCAAGCAGCGCCAGGCCAAGGCGGCGGTTGCGTTCCTGCTCATCGTGGCCGGGATCGCACTGTGGATGCGCTCCGGCCGCCACCTCCCGACCCTCTTCGGCAGCAGCTCGCCGGGCAACGGCGGGTCGGGCACGCTCGACCGGCCGGGGTCGGCCCACCCGGCGGTGACCGGCACCGATTGGACGGCGGTCATCGTGATCTGGGTCGTGCTGGCTGCCGCGGCGGTGTTTCTGTACCTGCGCCACCGCGCGTCGCGCGGGTCGGCTGAGCTGGCGCCGATCCCGGGCTTCGCCGAGGAGCCGGGCGAGACCGAGGTCGCCCGCCTGCGGCGCGAGCTGGACCCGCGCCGGGCGGTGATCGCGGCCTACGCCGCAATGGAGCGGCTGATGGCCCGCGACGGGGTCGCCCGCGACGCCCACGAGGCACCGATGGAGTACCTCGGCCGCGTGACGCTCCACGGGCATCGCCGCGTGGCCGCGGTGCACCGGCTGACGGCGCTCTTCCAGCGCGGCCGCTTCAGCGACCGCCCGGTCGACGAGGACATGCGCCGGCGCGCGATCGACGCCGTCGAGGAGCTCGAGGGCGATCCGGGAGCCGGCGAGTGA